One segment of Paraburkholderia bonniea DNA contains the following:
- the rpsJ gene encoding 30S ribosomal protein S10, whose product MQQQQQQQKIRIRLKAFDYKLIDQSAAEIVETAKRTGAIIRGPVPLPTRIQRFDILRSPHVNKTSRDQLEIRTHQRLIDIVDPTDKTVDALMKLDLPAGVDVEIKLQ is encoded by the coding sequence ATGCAACAACAGCAACAGCAGCAAAAAATCCGTATTCGCCTTAAAGCGTTCGACTACAAGCTGATTGACCAGTCGGCTGCTGAAATCGTCGAGACCGCGAAGCGGACTGGTGCAATTATCCGTGGCCCAGTACCACTGCCGACCCGTATTCAGCGTTTCGATATTCTTCGCTCGCCGCACGTCAATAAGACTTCGCGTGATCAGCTCGAAATTCGCACGCACCAACGTTTGATCGACATCGTTGATCCGACAGACAAGACGGTTGACGCATTAATGAAGCTCGATCTTCCTGCTGGCGTCGACGTTGAAATCAAGCTGCAATAA
- the recQ gene encoding DNA helicase RecQ, giving the protein MSRSLEILKEVFGYPAFRGQQGEIVEHVSAGGDCLVLMPTGGGKSLCYQIPSLVRREAGLGAGIVVSPLIALMQDQVAALTEYGVRAAYLNSTLSGAEAAATERALRDGQLDLLYVAPERLMTPRFLELLERAHIGLFAIDEAHCVSQWGHDFRPEYIQLSVLHERFPAVPRIALTATADAITRDEIVQRLALDEARIFVSSFDRPNIRYRIVEKDNARTQLLDFIRAEHSKPDGTTDAGVVYCLSRRKVEETAEWLKGHGVRALPYHAGMEFGVRQKHQEMFQREEGIVMCATIAFGMGIDKPDVRFVAHLDLPKSVEGYYQETGRAGRDGIPANAWMAYGLGDVVQQRKMIDESEADDAHKRVQTGKLDALLGLCESASCRRVRLLAYFGESSQPCGNCDTCLEPPASWDATKEAQMALSCVFRAQRASGFHFGAGHLIDILRGNRTEKILQRGHELLSTFGIGAALSEPEWRAVFRQLVAFGYLTVDHAGYGSLVLTETSKPVLKGQQVVTLRRYVKPTRTRQTSTRTSERADPTIGMGPRERARWDRLRAWRTETAKADGVPAYVIFHDATLAEIARNAPVSLEDLRDIQGMGARKLDRFGGALLEVVAAG; this is encoded by the coding sequence ATGTCCCGTTCGCTTGAAATTCTTAAAGAGGTTTTCGGCTATCCCGCGTTTCGGGGACAGCAAGGCGAAATCGTCGAGCATGTTAGCGCGGGCGGCGATTGTCTCGTGCTGATGCCGACCGGCGGTGGCAAGTCATTGTGCTATCAGATTCCGTCGCTGGTTCGCCGCGAGGCTGGGCTAGGCGCTGGAATCGTTGTCTCGCCACTCATTGCACTGATGCAGGATCAAGTGGCCGCATTGACCGAGTATGGTGTGCGTGCTGCTTATTTGAATTCGACGCTGAGCGGTGCGGAAGCCGCTGCGACTGAGCGTGCGCTGCGCGACGGCCAGTTGGACCTGCTTTACGTAGCGCCTGAGCGCTTGATGACGCCGCGCTTTCTTGAGTTGTTAGAGCGAGCTCATATAGGCCTGTTTGCTATAGATGAAGCGCACTGTGTGTCTCAGTGGGGCCATGATTTTCGGCCTGAGTATATTCAGTTGTCGGTCTTGCATGAGCGTTTTCCAGCTGTACCGCGGATAGCACTGACAGCGACTGCAGATGCCATTACACGTGATGAAATCGTGCAGCGTCTTGCGCTGGACGAAGCGCGCATTTTTGTTTCGAGTTTCGACCGGCCGAACATTCGCTATCGCATTGTTGAGAAAGATAACGCTCGCACACAGTTACTGGATTTCATTCGCGCGGAGCATTCAAAGCCCGATGGCACGACGGATGCGGGCGTTGTCTATTGCCTGTCACGGCGTAAGGTCGAGGAAACGGCCGAATGGCTCAAAGGGCATGGCGTCCGGGCATTGCCTTATCACGCTGGCATGGAGTTCGGCGTGCGGCAGAAGCACCAGGAAATGTTTCAGCGCGAAGAGGGCATCGTCATGTGCGCGACGATTGCATTTGGTATGGGGATCGACAAGCCAGATGTGCGCTTTGTGGCTCACCTGGATTTGCCTAAAAGCGTGGAAGGTTATTACCAGGAAACCGGCCGTGCGGGGCGAGACGGCATACCTGCAAATGCATGGATGGCGTATGGCTTGGGCGACGTTGTTCAGCAGCGAAAGATGATTGATGAATCCGAGGCTGATGATGCTCACAAGCGGGTGCAAACCGGAAAACTTGATGCATTGTTGGGTTTGTGCGAATCGGCGTCATGCCGTCGCGTGAGATTGCTGGCTTATTTCGGTGAATCAAGTCAACCATGCGGCAACTGCGATACTTGCCTTGAGCCTCCAGCATCATGGGATGCCACGAAAGAAGCGCAAATGGCGCTTTCCTGTGTCTTTCGCGCTCAGCGAGCAAGTGGATTTCACTTTGGCGCGGGTCATCTAATCGACATCTTGCGAGGCAATCGCACGGAGAAAATTCTGCAGCGCGGACACGAGTTGCTGAGTACCTTCGGAATTGGCGCAGCGCTTTCTGAACCTGAGTGGCGGGCTGTGTTTCGCCAACTGGTTGCCTTTGGCTACCTTACGGTAGATCACGCGGGTTATGGCTCGCTGGTTTTAACTGAAACTAGCAAACCGGTACTCAAGGGTCAGCAAGTCGTCACATTGAGACGCTACGTTAAACCGACTCGCACCCGTCAAACATCGACCCGCACCAGCGAACGAGCGGACCCAACGATTGGCATGGGGCCACGCGAGCGTGCTCGCTGGGACCGCTTGCGAGCGTGGCGAACCGAGACGGCGAAAGCCGACGGAGTACCTGCTTACGTTATTTTTCACGATGCAACCCTCGCTGAAATTGCGCGAAATGCTCCCGTTTCGCTTGAAGACTTGCGTGATATCCAGGGCATGGGTGCGCGGAAGTTGGACCGCTTCGGTGGCGCTTTGCTCGAGGTAGTTGCAGCAGGTTAG
- the tuf gene encoding elongation factor Tu, whose amino-acid sequence MAKGKFERTKPHVNVGTIGHVDHGKTTLTAAITTVLTAKFGGEAKAYDQIDAAPEEKARGITINTAHVEYETANRHYAHVDCPGHADYVKNMITGAAQMDGAILVCSAADGPMPQTREHILLARQVGVPYIIVFLNKCDMVDDAELLELVEMEVRELLSKYDFPGDDTPIVKGSAKLALEGDKGELGEVAILSLADALDTYIPTPERAVDGAFLMPVEDVFSISGRGTVVTGRIERGIVKVGEEIEIIGIKPTVKTTCTGVEMFRKLLDQGQAGDNVGILLRGTKREDVERGQVLAKPGSITPHTHFTAEVYVLSKDEGGRHTPFFNNYRPQFYFRTTDVTGSIELPADKEMVMPGDNVSITVKLIAPIAMEEGLRFAIREGGRTVGAGVVAKVIE is encoded by the coding sequence ATGGCTAAAGGTAAATTTGAACGGACAAAGCCGCACGTCAACGTGGGCACGATTGGGCACGTCGACCACGGCAAGACAACGCTGACGGCAGCGATCACGACGGTTCTGACGGCGAAGTTTGGCGGTGAAGCAAAGGCGTATGACCAGATCGATGCGGCACCGGAAGAAAAGGCGCGTGGTATCACGATCAATACAGCGCACGTGGAATATGAGACGGCAAATCGTCACTACGCACACGTCGATTGTCCGGGTCACGCTGACTATGTGAAGAACATGATTACGGGTGCCGCGCAGATGGATGGCGCGATTCTGGTGTGCTCGGCTGCAGACGGCCCGATGCCGCAGACACGTGAACACATCCTGCTGGCGCGCCAGGTTGGCGTGCCGTACATCATCGTGTTCCTGAACAAGTGCGACATGGTGGATGACGCTGAGTTACTTGAGCTCGTCGAAATGGAAGTGCGTGAGCTTCTGTCGAAGTACGACTTCCCGGGTGACGATACACCGATCGTCAAGGGTTCGGCCAAGCTGGCGCTGGAAGGCGACAAGGGCGAACTGGGTGAAGTGGCGATCCTGAGTCTGGCGGATGCGCTGGATACCTACATCCCGACGCCGGAGCGTGCGGTGGATGGCGCATTCCTGATGCCTGTGGAAGACGTGTTCTCGATTTCGGGCCGTGGCACGGTGGTGACGGGGCGTATTGAGCGCGGCATTGTGAAGGTTGGTGAAGAAATCGAAATCATCGGTATCAAGCCAACAGTCAAGACGACATGCACGGGCGTAGAAATGTTCCGCAAGCTGCTTGATCAGGGTCAGGCGGGCGACAACGTCGGTATTTTGTTGCGCGGCACGAAGCGTGAAGATGTTGAGCGTGGTCAGGTTTTGGCCAAGCCGGGTTCGATCACGCCGCACACGCATTTCACGGCTGAAGTGTATGTGCTGAGCAAGGACGAAGGTGGTCGTCATACGCCATTCTTCAATAACTATCGCCCGCAGTTCTATTTCCGTACAACGGACGTAACGGGTTCGATCGAGTTGCCGGCGGACAAAGAGATGGTGATGCCTGGCGATAACGTGTCGATCACGGTTAAGCTGATTGCGCCGATCGCGATGGAAGAAGGCCTGCGCTTTGCTATCCGTGAAGGTGGTCGTACCGTCGGTGCCGGTGTCGTCGCTAAAGTCATCGAGTAA
- the rpsL gene encoding 30S ribosomal protein S12, which translates to MPTINQLVRKGRASETAKSKSPALQDCPQRRGVCTRVYTTTPKKPNSALRKVAKVRLTNGFEVISYIGGEGHNLQEHSVVLIRGGRVKDLPGVRYHMVRGSLDTQGVKDRKQARSKYGAKRAKVGK; encoded by the coding sequence ATGCCAACCATCAATCAACTGGTTCGCAAAGGTCGCGCTTCCGAAACTGCGAAGAGCAAGAGCCCGGCCTTGCAGGACTGCCCCCAGCGTCGCGGTGTGTGCACACGTGTGTACACTACGACGCCAAAAAAGCCGAACTCGGCGCTTCGTAAGGTTGCCAAGGTACGCCTGACGAATGGTTTTGAAGTGATTTCGTATATCGGTGGTGAAGGCCACAACCTGCAGGAGCACTCGGTGGTGCTGATTCGCGGCGGCCGGGTGAAAGACTTGCCAGGTGTGCGTTATCACATGGTTCGTGGCTCGCTGGATACCCAGGGCGTTAAGGATCGTAAGCAAGCTCGCTCGAAGTATGGTGCGAAGCGTGCCAAGGTTGGCAAGTAA
- the rpoC gene encoding DNA-directed RNA polymerase subunit beta' — MKALLDLFKQVQQPEVFDAIKIGLASPDKIRSWSFGEVKKPETINYRTFKPERDGLFCAKIFGPIKDYECLCGKYKRLKHRGVICEKCGVEVTLAKVRRERMGHIELASPVAHIWFLKSLPSRLGMVLDMTLRDIERVLYFEAYVVIEPGMTPLKARQIMTEEDYYNKVEEYGDEFRAEMGAEGVRELLRAINIDEQVEMLRTELKNTGSEAKIKKYAKRLKVLEAFQRSGIKPDWMVLEVLPVLPPELRPLVPLDGGRFATSDLNDLYRRVINRNNRLKRLLELKAPEIIVRNEKRMLQEAVDSLLDNGRRGKAMTGANKRPLKSLADMIKGKGGRFRQNLLGKRVDYSGRSVIVVGPTLKLHQCGLPKLMALELFKPFIFHKLEVMGVATTIKAAKKEVENQTAVVWDILEEVIREHPVMLNRAPTLHRLGIQAFEPVLIEGKAIQLHPLVCAAFNADFDGDQMAVHVPLSLEAQMEARTLMLASNNILFPANGDPSIVPSQDIVLGLYYATREAVNAKGEGLSFTGVSEALRAYENKEVELASRVNVRITEMVHNEDKSPGAPAFVPKISLYATTVGRAILSEILPPGLPFSVLNKPLKKKEISRLINTAFRKCGLRATVIFADQLMQSGFRLATRAGISICVDDMLVPPQKETIVGDAAKKVKEYDRQYMSGLVTSQERYNNVVDIWSATSEAVGKAMMEQLSTEPVVDRDGKQTRQESFNSIYMMADSGARGSAVQIRQLAGMRGLMAKPDGSIIETPITANFREGLNVLQYFISTHGARKGLADTALKTANSGYLTRRLVDVTQDLVVVEDDCGTSNGVAMKALVEGGEVVEALRDRILGRVAVADVVNPESQETLYESGTLLDEDAVEEIERLGIDEVRVRTPLTCETRYGLCAACYGRDLGRGSSVNVGEAVGVIAAQSIGEPGTQLTMRTFHIGGAASRAAVASSVEAKSNGTVRFTATMRYVTNAKGEQIVISRSGEAMITDDHGRERERHKVPYGATLLQLDGVVIKAGTQLATWDPMTRPIITEYGGTVKFENVEEGVTVAKQIDDVTGLSTLVVIDVKRRGSQAAKSVRPQVKLLDASGEEVKIPGTEHSVQIGFQVGALITVKDGQQVQVGEVLARIPTESQKTRDITGGLPRVAELFEARSPKDAGILAEVTGTTSFGKDTKGKQRLVITDLEGNQHEFLIAKEKQVLVHDAQVVNKGEMIVDGPADPHDILRLQGVEALSRYIVDEVQDVYRLQGVKINDKHIEVIVRQMLRRVQITDNGDTRFIPGEQVERSDMLDENDRMIADDKRPATYDNVLLGITKASLSTDSFISAASFQETTRVLTEAAIMGKRDDLRGLKENVIVGRLIPAGTGLAFHKARKSRELSERERFDQIAAEESFEFGTPEVPAAEQQHSGE, encoded by the coding sequence ATGAAAGCTTTGCTCGATCTATTCAAGCAAGTCCAACAACCCGAAGTTTTTGATGCGATCAAGATCGGTCTGGCTTCGCCAGACAAGATCCGTTCGTGGTCTTTCGGTGAAGTCAAAAAGCCTGAAACCATCAATTACCGGACATTCAAGCCGGAACGTGATGGTTTGTTCTGCGCGAAGATTTTCGGGCCGATCAAAGACTACGAATGCCTGTGCGGTAAGTACAAGCGTCTGAAACACCGTGGTGTGATCTGTGAGAAGTGCGGCGTCGAAGTGACGCTCGCCAAGGTGCGGCGTGAGCGGATGGGCCATATTGAACTGGCCTCGCCGGTTGCGCACATCTGGTTTCTGAAATCGCTGCCGTCACGTCTGGGCATGGTGCTCGACATGACGCTGCGTGATATTGAACGTGTTCTGTACTTCGAAGCATATGTTGTGATCGAACCGGGGATGACGCCGCTGAAAGCACGGCAGATCATGACCGAAGAGGATTACTACAACAAGGTTGAAGAGTACGGCGACGAGTTCCGTGCCGAGATGGGCGCGGAAGGCGTGCGTGAATTGCTGCGTGCGATCAATATCGATGAACAAGTCGAGATGCTGCGCACCGAGCTCAAAAACACGGGTTCGGAAGCAAAGATCAAGAAGTACGCGAAGCGCCTGAAGGTGCTTGAGGCATTCCAGCGCTCGGGCATCAAGCCCGACTGGATGGTGCTCGAAGTGTTGCCAGTCCTGCCGCCTGAATTGCGGCCGCTGGTACCGCTCGATGGCGGCCGTTTTGCCACATCCGACCTGAATGACTTGTATCGTCGCGTGATTAACCGGAACAACCGGTTGAAGCGTTTGCTCGAGCTGAAGGCACCTGAAATCATCGTCCGTAATGAAAAACGGATGTTGCAAGAGGCCGTCGATTCATTGCTCGACAATGGTCGTCGCGGTAAGGCGATGACTGGTGCGAACAAGCGTCCGCTGAAATCGCTGGCCGACATGATTAAAGGTAAGGGCGGCCGTTTCCGGCAGAACTTGCTGGGCAAGCGTGTTGACTATTCCGGCCGGTCAGTGATTGTGGTGGGCCCTACGCTGAAGTTGCATCAGTGTGGTCTGCCGAAGCTGATGGCGCTTGAGCTCTTCAAGCCATTCATTTTTCACAAGCTTGAAGTGATGGGCGTTGCCACGACCATCAAGGCCGCGAAAAAAGAGGTCGAAAATCAGACCGCTGTGGTGTGGGACATCCTCGAAGAGGTGATCCGCGAGCATCCGGTGATGCTGAACCGTGCTCCGACACTGCACCGCCTTGGTATCCAGGCTTTTGAGCCGGTGCTGATCGAAGGCAAGGCAATCCAGCTGCATCCGCTGGTTTGCGCGGCGTTCAACGCCGACTTCGATGGTGACCAGATGGCGGTTCACGTTCCGCTTTCGCTTGAAGCGCAAATGGAAGCACGCACGCTGATGCTGGCATCCAACAATATTCTGTTCCCGGCGAACGGCGATCCGTCGATCGTGCCGTCGCAGGATATTGTGCTCGGCCTGTACTACGCGACTCGTGAAGCGGTGAATGCAAAGGGCGAAGGCCTGTCGTTTACCGGTGTTTCGGAAGCGCTGCGTGCTTACGAGAACAAGGAAGTCGAACTGGCCTCGCGCGTCAACGTGCGGATCACAGAAATGGTCCATAACGAAGACAAGTCACCGGGCGCACCGGCATTTGTGCCGAAGATCTCGCTGTATGCGACGACGGTTGGCCGTGCGATTCTGTCGGAAATTCTTCCGCCAGGGCTGCCGTTCTCCGTGTTGAACAAGCCGTTGAAGAAGAAAGAAATTTCACGCTTGATTAACACTGCATTCCGCAAGTGCGGTCTGCGCGCAACCGTGATTTTCGCGGATCAGCTGATGCAGTCGGGTTTCCGCCTGGCCACGCGCGCTGGTATTTCCATCTGTGTGGATGACATGCTCGTGCCGCCACAGAAAGAAACCATCGTTGGTGATGCGGCGAAGAAGGTGAAAGAGTACGACCGTCAGTACATGTCGGGTCTGGTCACATCGCAAGAGCGCTATAACAACGTGGTCGATATCTGGTCGGCTACGTCGGAAGCGGTCGGCAAGGCGATGATGGAGCAGCTGTCGACTGAGCCGGTGGTTGATCGTGATGGCAAGCAGACACGCCAGGAATCGTTCAACTCGATCTACATGATGGCCGACTCTGGCGCACGTGGCTCCGCAGTGCAGATTCGTCAGCTGGCAGGTATGCGTGGCCTGATGGCCAAGCCTGACGGCTCGATCATCGAGACGCCGATTACCGCGAACTTCCGTGAAGGCCTGAACGTGTTGCAGTACTTCATCTCGACTCACGGTGCACGTAAGGGTCTGGCTGATACGGCATTGAAGACGGCGAACTCGGGTTACCTGACACGTCGTCTCGTCGACGTGACTCAGGATCTGGTGGTCGTTGAAGATGATTGCGGCACTTCAAACGGCGTGGCGATGAAAGCGCTGGTTGAAGGTGGTGAAGTCGTTGAGGCACTGCGTGACCGGATTCTCGGTCGTGTAGCTGTTGCTGATGTGGTGAATCCGGAATCACAGGAAACGCTGTATGAATCGGGCACTTTGCTCGATGAAGATGCGGTCGAAGAGATTGAGCGTCTGGGCATCGACGAAGTGCGCGTGCGCACACCGCTGACTTGCGAAACGCGCTACGGCCTGTGCGCCGCGTGTTATGGCCGGGATCTTGGCCGTGGCTCATCGGTGAATGTTGGCGAGGCAGTGGGTGTGATTGCGGCGCAGTCGATTGGTGAGCCTGGCACGCAGCTTACGATGCGTACCTTCCACATCGGCGGTGCGGCGTCGCGTGCAGCGGTGGCTTCGTCGGTTGAAGCCAAGTCCAACGGTACGGTTCGTTTCACCGCAACGATGCGTTATGTGACGAATGCGAAGGGCGAGCAGATCGTCATCTCGCGTTCGGGCGAAGCGATGATTACGGACGACCACGGCCGCGAACGTGAACGTCACAAAGTGCCTTACGGTGCCACGCTGCTGCAGCTTGATGGCGTCGTCATCAAGGCGGGCACGCAGTTGGCGACGTGGGACCCGATGACGCGTCCGATCATCACTGAGTATGGTGGTACGGTGAAGTTCGAAAACGTCGAAGAAGGCGTGACCGTTGCCAAGCAAATCGACGATGTGACGGGGCTTTCGACTCTGGTTGTAATCGACGTCAAGCGTCGCGGGTCACAGGCCGCGAAGAGCGTGCGTCCGCAGGTCAAATTGCTGGATGCAAGCGGCGAAGAAGTGAAGATCCCGGGTACCGAGCATTCGGTGCAGATTGGCTTCCAGGTTGGCGCACTGATTACCGTGAAAGACGGTCAGCAGGTGCAGGTCGGTGAAGTGCTCGCACGTATTCCAACCGAGTCGCAAAAGACGCGGGACATTACCGGTGGTCTGCCGCGTGTGGCGGAACTCTTCGAAGCACGTTCACCGAAGGACGCCGGCATTCTCGCGGAAGTCACAGGCACGACGTCGTTTGGTAAGGATACGAAGGGCAAGCAGCGTCTTGTTATCACGGATCTCGAAGGTAATCAGCACGAGTTCCTGATAGCGAAGGAAAAGCAGGTTTTGGTTCACGATGCTCAGGTTGTCAACAAGGGCGAAATGATCGTGGACGGGCCAGCAGATCCGCACGATATTCTGCGTTTGCAGGGTGTCGAGGCGCTGTCACGTTACATCGTGGACGAGGTGCAGGACGTGTACCGCTTGCAGGGCGTGAAGATCAACGACAAGCACATTGAAGTAATCGTGCGTCAGATGCTGCGTCGTGTTCAAATTACCGACAACGGTGACACGCGTTTCATCCCGGGTGAACAAGTCGAGCGTTCGGACATGCTTGATGAGAACGACCGGATGATCGCAGATGACAAGCGTCCGGCCACCTACGACAACGTGCTGTTGGGTATCACGAAGGCATCGCTGTCGACCGATTCGTTCATCTCTGCGGCGTCATTCCAGGAAACGACTCGCGTGCTGACCGAAGCGGCGATCATGGGCAAGCGTGATGATCTGCGCGGGCTGAAAGAAAACGTGATCGTTGGTCGTCTGATTCCGGCTGGTACGGGCCTCGCATTCCACAAGGCTCGCAAGAGCCGGGAGTTGTCGGAGCGCGAACGTTTTGACCAGATCGCAGCCGAAGAGTCTTTTGAATTCGGTACTCCGGAAGTTCCGGCAGCCGAGCAGCAACACTCAGGCGAGTAA
- the fusA gene encoding elongation factor G codes for MARKTPIERYRNIGISAHIDAGKTTTTERILFYTGVNHKIGEVHDGAATMDWMEQEQERGITITSAATTAFWKGMAGDRPEHRINIIDTPGHVDFTIEVERSMRVLDGACMVYCAVGGVQPQSETVWRQANKYKVPRLAFINKMDRTGANFFKVYDQLKLRLKANPVPVVVPIGAEESFQGVVDLIKMKAIIWDEASQGTKFTYEEIPAELADTCAEWRENMVEAAAEANEAFMTKYLDSGELSEEEIIKGLRDRTIACEIQPMLCGTAFKNKGVQRMLDAVLDFLPSPVDIPPVTGELENGEKVERRAADDEKFSALAFKIMTDPFVGQLIFFRVYSGTTKSGDTLLNATKDKKERLGRILLMHANQREEIKEVHAGDIAAAVGLKEATTGDTLCDPAHPIVLERMIFPEPVISQAVEPKTKVDQEKMGLALNRLAQEDPSFRVQTDEESGQTIISGMGELHLEILVDRMKREFGVDATVGKPQVAYRETIRSVCEEVEGKFVKQSGGRGQYGHVVLKLEPQEPGKGYEFVDAIKGGVVPREYIPAVDKGITETLKAGVLAGFPVVDIKVTLFFGSYHDVDSNENAFKMAGSMGFKEGMRRANPVLLEPMMAVEVETPEDFMGNVMGDLSGRRGIVQGMDDMVGGGKIVRAEVPLAEMFGYSTSLRSLTQGRATYTMEFKHYSEAPRNVADAVINAKTK; via the coding sequence GTGGCTCGCAAGACACCTATCGAGCGCTACCGCAATATCGGTATTAGCGCTCACATCGACGCTGGCAAGACAACGACGACCGAGCGCATTTTGTTTTACACCGGCGTGAACCATAAAATTGGTGAAGTGCACGACGGCGCTGCAACAATGGACTGGATGGAGCAGGAGCAGGAGCGTGGCATCACGATCACCTCGGCTGCAACAACTGCGTTCTGGAAAGGCATGGCGGGTGACCGTCCTGAGCATCGCATTAATATCATCGACACACCGGGTCACGTCGACTTCACGATTGAAGTCGAGCGCTCGATGCGTGTGCTTGATGGCGCGTGCATGGTGTATTGCGCCGTGGGTGGTGTCCAGCCGCAATCGGAAACAGTTTGGCGTCAGGCTAATAAGTACAAGGTGCCTCGCCTTGCGTTCATTAATAAAATGGATCGTACTGGCGCGAATTTTTTCAAAGTTTACGATCAGTTGAAATTACGCCTGAAGGCAAATCCGGTTCCTGTTGTGGTGCCTATTGGCGCTGAGGAATCGTTTCAGGGCGTGGTTGACCTGATTAAGATGAAGGCAATCATCTGGGACGAGGCATCGCAAGGTACGAAATTTACGTACGAAGAGATCCCGGCAGAACTCGCGGATACCTGTGCTGAATGGCGCGAGAACATGGTCGAGGCTGCTGCTGAAGCAAATGAAGCCTTCATGACCAAGTATCTGGATTCGGGTGAGTTGAGCGAAGAGGAGATCATCAAGGGTCTGCGTGATCGTACGATCGCTTGTGAAATTCAACCGATGCTGTGTGGAACCGCGTTCAAAAACAAGGGCGTACAGCGGATGTTGGATGCTGTGCTCGATTTCTTGCCTTCGCCGGTTGATATTCCTCCGGTTACGGGTGAGCTGGAAAACGGCGAGAAAGTTGAACGTCGTGCGGCCGATGACGAAAAGTTCTCGGCGCTTGCGTTCAAGATCATGACTGACCCGTTTGTGGGGCAGTTAATTTTCTTCCGCGTTTATTCGGGTACGACCAAGTCGGGCGATACGTTGTTGAATGCGACCAAGGACAAGAAAGAGCGTCTTGGTCGTATTCTGCTGATGCACGCAAACCAGCGCGAAGAAATCAAGGAAGTGCACGCGGGTGATATCGCTGCTGCAGTCGGCCTGAAAGAGGCGACTACAGGCGATACGCTATGCGATCCAGCCCATCCGATCGTGCTTGAGCGCATGATTTTTCCGGAGCCGGTGATTTCGCAGGCGGTTGAGCCGAAAACCAAGGTTGACCAGGAAAAAATGGGTCTGGCGCTGAATCGTTTGGCTCAGGAAGATCCTTCGTTCCGTGTTCAGACTGATGAAGAATCGGGTCAAACTATTATTTCGGGGATGGGCGAACTCCATCTCGAAATTCTGGTTGACCGGATGAAGCGTGAGTTTGGTGTTGATGCGACTGTTGGTAAGCCGCAAGTGGCTTATCGTGAAACAATTCGTTCGGTTTGCGAAGAAGTTGAAGGTAAGTTCGTCAAGCAGTCGGGTGGCCGTGGGCAGTATGGTCACGTCGTGCTTAAGCTTGAGCCGCAAGAACCGGGCAAGGGCTACGAGTTTGTTGATGCGATTAAGGGTGGTGTGGTTCCGCGTGAATACATCCCGGCAGTTGACAAGGGCATTACCGAAACGCTGAAGGCTGGCGTGCTGGCTGGCTTCCCTGTTGTCGACATTAAGGTCACGCTGTTCTTCGGCTCGTATCACGATGTTGACTCGAACGAAAATGCGTTCAAGATGGCTGGCTCGATGGGCTTCAAGGAAGGTATGCGTCGTGCCAACCCGGTGCTGCTTGAGCCGATGATGGCGGTAGAAGTAGAAACGCCAGAAGACTTTATGGGCAACGTGATGGGCGATTTGTCTGGCCGTCGCGGTATTGTCCAGGGCATGGATGACATGGTCGGTGGTGGCAAGATCGTCCGCGCAGAAGTGCCGCTTGCAGAAATGTTTGGCTACTCGACGTCGTTGCGTTCCCTGACTCAGGGCCGAGCAACGTACACGATGGAGTTCAAGCACTACTCGGAAGCACCGCGTAACGTTGCTGACGCCGTCATCAACGCGAAGACGAAGTAA
- the rpsG gene encoding 30S ribosomal protein S7 produces the protein MPRRREVPKREVLPDPKFGNVDVAKFMNVLMLSGKKSVAERIVYGAFEQIQTKGGKDPLEVFTVALNNVKPVVEVKSRRVGGANYQVPVEVRPSRRMALAMRWLREAAKKRSEKSMALRLAGELSEAAEGRGGAMKKRDEVHRMAEANKAFSHFRF, from the coding sequence ATGCCACGTCGTCGTGAAGTCCCCAAGCGGGAAGTATTGCCGGATCCGAAGTTCGGTAACGTAGATGTAGCCAAGTTCATGAATGTGCTGATGTTGTCAGGCAAGAAGTCGGTTGCTGAGCGCATTGTGTACGGCGCTTTCGAGCAAATCCAGACTAAGGGTGGCAAGGACCCGCTGGAAGTGTTCACGGTAGCGCTCAATAACGTTAAGCCGGTAGTGGAAGTGAAGAGCCGGCGCGTTGGCGGTGCGAATTACCAGGTTCCGGTTGAAGTGCGTCCGTCGCGTCGTATGGCATTGGCGATGCGCTGGTTGCGCGAGGCTGCGAAGAAGCGTAGCGAAAAATCAATGGCCTTGCGTTTGGCTGGTGAATTGAGTGAAGCGGCTGAAGGCCGTGGTGGTGCGATGAAGAAACGCGATGAAGTGCACCGGATGGCGGAAGCCAACAAGGCGTTCTCGCACTTCCGTTTCTAA